A genomic window from Streptomyces sp. MST-110588 includes:
- a CDS encoding glycoside hydrolase family 13 protein, with protein MTQELTSTDPAPPPARPGAARQWWRDAVIYQVYVRSFADSDGDGIGDLRGARARLPYLRDLGVDAVWLTPFYASPQADGGYDVADHRAVDPVFGDLQDADDLVRTAHGLGLRVIVDIVPNHTSDRHPWFQDPALARERYIFRPGKGPAGELPPNDWESVFGGPAWTRTERGDWYLHLFAPEQPDLNWANPDVQAEFESILRFWLDLGVDGFRIDVAHGMIKAPGLPDIGHKEQAKLIGSQVLPFFDQDGVHEIHRSWRRLLDSYGGERIGVAEAWAPDARRLALYVRPDELHQAFNFPFLTAGWGAAALRPVIDDCLAATASVGAPATWVLSNHDVVRHTTRLGSLRRARAATLAMLALPGSAYLYQGEELGLPEVTDLPDEVRQDPAFFRGTGQDGYRDGCRVPLPWSGQEPPYGFGPGGSWLPQPPSWRELTVAAQTGDPASTLELYRSALALRRRLPGLGDGTMTWVPAPEGVLAFTRRGVLCTLNTLSHPVEIPLPGRPLLSSEPVTTAGGTARVPGDSCIWWAI; from the coding sequence GCCCGGCAGTGGTGGCGCGACGCCGTCATCTATCAGGTGTACGTACGCTCGTTCGCCGACAGCGACGGTGACGGAATCGGCGATCTGCGCGGCGCCCGGGCCCGTCTGCCGTACCTGCGGGACCTGGGCGTGGACGCGGTGTGGCTGACGCCCTTCTACGCCTCGCCGCAGGCCGACGGCGGCTACGACGTGGCTGACCACCGGGCGGTGGACCCCGTCTTCGGCGACCTCCAGGACGCCGACGACCTCGTACGTACCGCCCACGGCCTGGGCCTGCGGGTGATCGTCGACATCGTGCCCAACCACACCTCCGACCGCCACCCCTGGTTCCAGGACCCGGCACTGGCCCGTGAGCGCTACATCTTCCGCCCCGGCAAGGGGCCGGCGGGTGAGCTGCCGCCCAACGACTGGGAGTCCGTCTTCGGCGGCCCGGCCTGGACCCGTACGGAGCGGGGCGACTGGTACCTCCACCTCTTCGCGCCCGAACAGCCCGATCTGAACTGGGCGAATCCGGACGTACAGGCCGAGTTCGAGTCCATCCTGCGCTTCTGGCTGGACCTCGGCGTCGACGGCTTCCGTATCGACGTCGCACACGGCATGATCAAGGCGCCGGGCCTGCCGGACATCGGCCACAAGGAACAGGCCAAGCTGATCGGCTCCCAGGTGCTGCCCTTCTTCGACCAGGACGGCGTCCATGAGATCCACCGCTCCTGGCGGCGGCTGCTGGACTCCTACGGGGGCGAGCGGATCGGCGTCGCCGAGGCATGGGCCCCCGACGCCCGGCGGCTGGCCCTGTACGTCCGCCCGGACGAGCTCCACCAGGCGTTCAACTTCCCGTTCCTGACGGCCGGCTGGGGCGCCGCCGCGCTGCGCCCGGTCATCGACGACTGCCTGGCCGCCACCGCCTCGGTGGGCGCGCCGGCCACCTGGGTCCTGTCCAACCACGACGTCGTACGCCACACCACCCGCCTGGGCAGCCTGCGCCGGGCCCGCGCCGCCACCTTGGCGATGCTGGCGCTGCCCGGTTCCGCCTACCTCTACCAGGGCGAGGAGCTGGGGCTGCCCGAGGTCACCGACCTGCCCGACGAGGTGCGCCAGGACCCGGCGTTCTTCCGGGGGACGGGGCAGGACGGCTACCGCGACGGCTGCCGGGTCCCCCTGCCCTGGTCCGGCCAGGAACCCCCGTACGGCTTCGGGCCCGGCGGGAGCTGGCTGCCGCAGCCACCGTCCTGGCGGGAGCTGACCGTGGCGGCCCAGACCGGCGACCCGGCCTCCACCCTGGAGCTCTACCGCTCGGCGCTGGCCCTGCGCCGCCGGCTCCCCGGCCTCGGTGACGGCACCATGACCTGGGTCCCGGCCCCCGAGGGGGTCCTCGCCTTCACCCGTAGGGGTGTGCTGTGCACCCTCAACACCCTCTCGCACCCGGTGGAGATCCCGCTGCCGGGACGGCCGTTGCTCTCCAGCGAGCCGGTGACGACCGCCGGTGGTACGGCCCGCGTCCCGGGGGATTCCTGCATCTGGTGGGCAATCTGA